The following proteins are co-located in the Polymorphospora rubra genome:
- a CDS encoding NAD-glutamate dehydrogenase has protein sequence MDRRPVIRPEPALRQDDSRIDEFHTSMVEADIGVSLDTLYEEGLPINPTADDIEDVDLDEQVPSAERLVAQAVALAGRDHDAATLTDRFWRFAADEELVDCSPEEMVEAALAHRELAEQRLPGELKLRIGQPVGDQHHTVIQIVTDDMPFLVSSVTALLTTRQLDLHLLVHPLVVVRREVGGRLTEVAADVEPDDAIDGDQVESWMRLEIDPVRDPEERERLRTDLTRVLTDVREAVEDWPAMRERALALADELVAVSVPDVRLPVPEKDITDSIELLRWMAHEHFTFLGYREYRLAGDADTPAGENRTLEAVPGTGLGILRQDPVGQPAGTGQHAPRPLASMTPEAADKVLEKRLLIITKANSRATVHRSAYLDYIGFKTFDETGAVVGEKRFLGLFSSAAYRASVRDLPVVRRKVAEVMERSGLSPRSHSGKDLMQILETYPRDELFQIKTDDLYHAVIGVLRMAGRRQLRLFLRRDGYGRFISCLIYLPRDRFTTQNRLRMQEILLDELNGIGVDYTTRVTESVLARVHFIVRTDPADPPGRFDADALAEHLADATRLWGDDFRLVLERKLGDEQAKVLHARYADAFPDGYRDDQTPYEALKDLAKLELLEEPGQLEMHMFRKRKPAGEPIEPGDRTVRFKVYRYGEPMVLSAVLPVLHSLGVSVVDERPYEITRSDGRIFLYDFGLELPPDARELTGVRPHVENAFSATWRGEAEVDGFNELVLRAGLTWRQVVVLRAYAKYLRQAGTIFSQEYMEATFIAYPAIAALLVRLFEIRFDPRRGLSAEERTLESKELLTAVGQQLDDVASLDQDRILRSYLTLIQATLRTSFYQRGDDGRPKSYVAFKLDPQAIPDLPAPRPKYEIFVYSPRLEGVHLRFGAVARGGLRWSDRREDFRTEVLGLVKAQMVKNAVIVPVGAKGGFVLKQLPGDRDEAVACYKLFISALLDVTDNIVSGEIVPPVDVVRHDGDDPYLVVAADKGTATFSDIANEISTAHRFWMGDAFASGGSAGYDHKKMGITARGAWESVKRHFRDMGLDTQSEDFTVVGVGDMSGDVFGNGMLLSEHIRLVAAFDHRHIFFDPDPDAARSYAERRRLFDLPRSSWTDYDPQLISEGGGIFARTAKAVPISPQVRAVLDLDAEVTSMSPQDLMKAILRAPVDLLWNGGIGTYVKAATETNGEVGDKSNDAIRVNGRQLRARVVGEGGNLGFTQLGRIEFAIAGGRGGNATAPGGAGGRIYTDFIDNSAGVDCSDHEVNIKILLGGAITDGELTRPQRDELLAEMTDEVAELVLRDNYEQARALGSARAGAQSLLPVHRRMLTDLERAGHLDRALEALPSDEELAARADTGLTSPEFAVLMAYVKIVLEREILADAIVDEPWTAKVLTDYFPTPLRTRFAHRMPGHRLRREIVSTALVNEVINRGGISFVFRAVEETGASAADVIRAYVVVRDVFALDELWSAVEKLDNRVPTEAQTSVHLEARRLLDRAVRWLVTNRRSPLDVPAEVELLRAGVSRLLVRLDELFAGTEREALQGHVAVNVGRGLPRELAERATRIMYSFGLLDVVETAAETGRDVDEVAGVYFALSERFRVDSLLSKISLLPREDRWQTLARMALRYDLYAALAALTVEVLNSTSSADEALERVVEWEAGNATSITRAYKAMGEFDESRADLAALSVLLRQIRTLVRTTGKG, from the coding sequence ATGGACCGGCGGCCGGTGATCAGACCGGAACCCGCCCTCCGGCAGGACGACAGCCGGATCGACGAGTTCCACACTTCAATGGTCGAGGCGGACATCGGGGTGAGCCTGGACACCCTCTACGAAGAGGGTCTACCGATCAATCCGACCGCGGACGACATCGAGGACGTCGACCTCGACGAGCAGGTTCCCAGCGCCGAGCGGCTGGTCGCCCAGGCGGTCGCGCTCGCGGGGCGGGACCACGACGCGGCCACCCTGACCGACCGGTTCTGGCGCTTCGCCGCCGACGAGGAACTGGTCGACTGTTCGCCCGAGGAGATGGTCGAGGCCGCCCTGGCGCACCGGGAGCTGGCCGAGCAGCGGCTGCCGGGCGAGCTGAAGCTGCGGATCGGCCAGCCGGTCGGAGACCAGCATCACACCGTGATCCAGATCGTCACCGACGACATGCCGTTCCTGGTGAGTTCGGTGACCGCGCTGCTGACCACCCGCCAGCTGGACCTGCACCTGCTGGTGCACCCGCTGGTGGTCGTACGGCGGGAGGTCGGTGGCCGGCTGACCGAGGTCGCCGCCGACGTGGAGCCCGACGACGCGATCGACGGTGACCAGGTCGAGAGCTGGATGCGGCTGGAGATCGACCCGGTTCGTGACCCGGAGGAGCGGGAGCGGCTGCGGACCGACCTGACGCGGGTGCTCACCGATGTGCGCGAGGCGGTCGAGGACTGGCCGGCGATGCGGGAACGCGCCCTCGCGCTGGCCGACGAACTGGTCGCGGTCAGCGTGCCGGACGTGCGGCTGCCGGTGCCGGAGAAGGACATCACCGACTCGATCGAGCTGCTGCGCTGGATGGCGCACGAGCACTTCACGTTCCTCGGCTACCGCGAATACCGGCTGGCCGGCGACGCGGACACCCCGGCGGGAGAGAACCGGACGCTGGAGGCGGTGCCCGGCACCGGGCTGGGCATCCTGCGCCAGGACCCGGTGGGGCAGCCCGCCGGCACCGGCCAGCACGCCCCCCGCCCGCTGGCGTCGATGACCCCCGAGGCGGCCGACAAGGTGCTGGAGAAGCGCCTGTTGATCATCACCAAGGCCAACTCGCGGGCGACCGTGCACCGGTCGGCCTATCTGGACTACATCGGGTTCAAGACGTTCGACGAGACCGGCGCGGTGGTCGGCGAGAAGCGGTTCCTGGGGTTGTTCTCCAGCGCCGCCTACCGGGCCAGCGTCCGTGACCTGCCGGTGGTCCGTCGTAAGGTCGCCGAGGTGATGGAGCGCTCCGGGCTCAGCCCGCGCAGCCACTCCGGCAAGGATCTGATGCAGATCCTGGAGACCTACCCGCGCGACGAACTCTTCCAGATCAAGACCGACGACCTCTACCACGCCGTGATCGGCGTACTGCGGATGGCGGGCCGCCGGCAGTTGCGGCTGTTCCTGCGCCGCGACGGGTACGGCCGGTTCATCTCGTGCCTCATCTATCTGCCCCGGGACCGGTTCACCACCCAGAACCGGCTGCGGATGCAGGAGATCCTGCTCGACGAGCTGAACGGGATCGGGGTCGACTACACCACCCGGGTCACCGAGTCGGTGCTCGCCCGGGTGCACTTCATCGTGCGTACCGATCCGGCCGACCCGCCGGGCCGGTTCGACGCGGACGCGCTCGCCGAGCACCTCGCCGACGCGACCCGGCTGTGGGGCGACGACTTCCGGCTGGTGCTGGAGCGCAAGCTCGGCGACGAGCAGGCCAAGGTGCTGCACGCCCGGTACGCCGACGCCTTCCCCGACGGTTACCGCGACGACCAGACGCCGTACGAGGCGTTGAAGGACCTGGCAAAACTCGAGCTGCTGGAGGAGCCCGGCCAGCTCGAGATGCACATGTTCCGCAAGCGGAAACCGGCCGGCGAACCGATCGAGCCGGGTGACCGTACGGTGCGGTTCAAGGTCTACCGGTACGGCGAGCCGATGGTGCTGTCGGCCGTACTGCCGGTGCTGCACTCGCTCGGCGTCAGCGTCGTCGACGAGCGCCCGTACGAGATCACCCGCTCCGACGGGCGGATCTTCCTGTACGACTTCGGCCTGGAGCTGCCGCCGGACGCGCGGGAGCTGACCGGGGTACGCCCGCACGTGGAGAACGCGTTCTCGGCGACCTGGCGCGGCGAGGCCGAGGTCGACGGCTTCAACGAGCTGGTGCTGCGGGCCGGACTGACCTGGCGGCAGGTGGTGGTGCTGCGGGCGTACGCGAAGTATCTGCGGCAGGCCGGCACGATCTTCTCCCAGGAGTACATGGAGGCGACGTTCATCGCCTACCCGGCGATCGCGGCGCTGCTGGTCAGGCTCTTCGAGATCCGGTTCGACCCGCGCCGGGGACTGTCGGCCGAGGAACGCACCCTGGAGAGCAAGGAGTTGCTGACCGCCGTCGGCCAGCAGCTCGATGACGTGGCCAGCCTCGACCAGGACCGCATCCTGCGCTCCTACCTGACGCTGATCCAGGCCACCCTGCGGACCAGCTTCTACCAGCGCGGCGACGACGGGCGCCCCAAGTCGTACGTGGCGTTCAAGCTCGACCCGCAGGCGATCCCGGACCTGCCGGCGCCCCGGCCGAAGTACGAGATCTTCGTCTACTCGCCCCGGCTGGAGGGCGTACACCTGCGGTTCGGTGCGGTGGCCCGGGGCGGCCTGCGCTGGTCCGACCGGCGCGAGGACTTCCGTACCGAGGTGCTCGGCCTGGTCAAGGCGCAGATGGTGAAGAACGCCGTGATCGTGCCGGTCGGTGCCAAGGGCGGCTTCGTGCTCAAGCAGCTGCCGGGTGACCGCGACGAGGCGGTGGCCTGCTACAAGCTGTTCATCTCGGCGCTGCTCGACGTCACCGACAACATCGTCAGCGGCGAGATCGTTCCGCCGGTCGACGTGGTGCGGCACGACGGCGACGACCCCTACCTGGTGGTGGCGGCCGACAAGGGCACCGCGACGTTCTCCGACATCGCGAACGAGATCTCCACGGCCCACCGGTTCTGGATGGGTGACGCGTTCGCGTCCGGTGGTTCGGCGGGCTACGACCACAAGAAGATGGGGATCACCGCGCGGGGCGCGTGGGAGTCGGTCAAGCGGCACTTCCGTGACATGGGGCTGGACACCCAGTCCGAGGACTTCACGGTCGTCGGCGTCGGTGACATGTCCGGTGACGTGTTCGGCAACGGGATGCTCCTCTCGGAGCACATCCGGCTGGTGGCCGCGTTCGACCACCGGCACATCTTTTTCGACCCGGATCCGGACGCGGCCCGCTCGTACGCCGAGCGCCGCCGGCTGTTCGACCTGCCGCGGTCGTCGTGGACCGACTACGACCCGCAGTTGATCTCCGAGGGCGGCGGGATCTTCGCCCGTACGGCCAAGGCGGTGCCGATCTCGCCGCAGGTCCGCGCGGTGCTGGACCTCGACGCCGAGGTCACCTCGATGTCGCCGCAGGACCTGATGAAGGCGATCCTGCGGGCACCGGTCGACCTGCTGTGGAACGGCGGTATCGGCACGTACGTGAAGGCGGCGACCGAGACCAACGGCGAGGTGGGCGACAAGTCCAACGACGCGATCCGGGTCAACGGGCGCCAACTGCGGGCCCGGGTCGTCGGCGAGGGCGGCAACCTGGGATTCACCCAGCTCGGCCGGATCGAGTTCGCGATAGCCGGTGGCCGGGGCGGGAACGCCACCGCACCGGGCGGGGCCGGTGGCCGCATCTACACCGACTTCATCGACAACTCGGCGGGCGTCGACTGCTCCGACCACGAGGTCAACATCAAGATCCTGCTGGGTGGCGCGATCACCGACGGCGAGCTGACCCGCCCGCAGCGCGACGAGCTGCTGGCGGAGATGACCGACGAGGTCGCCGAGCTGGTGCTGCGCGACAACTACGAGCAGGCCCGGGCGTTGGGCAGTGCCCGGGCCGGTGCCCAGTCGCTGCTGCCGGTGCACCGGCGGATGCTCACCGACCTGGAACGCGCCGGTCACCTCGACCGGGCGCTGGAGGCGCTGCCCTCCGACGAGGAACTCGCCGCCCGGGCCGACACCGGGCTGACCTCGCCGGAGTTCGCCGTCCTGATGGCGTACGTCAAGATCGTGCTGGAGCGGGAGATCCTCGCCGACGCGATCGTCGACGAGCCGTGGACGGCGAAGGTGCTGACGGACTACTTCCCGACGCCGCTGCGGACCCGGTTCGCCCATCGGATGCCCGGCCACCGGCTGCGCCGCGAGATCGTCTCGACGGCGTTGGTCAACGAGGTCATCAACCGGGGCGGTATCTCGTTCGTCTTCCGGGCGGTCGAGGAGACCGGCGCCTCGGCGGCCGACGTGATCCGGGCGTACGTCGTGGTCCGCGACGTCTTCGCCCTCGACGAGCTGTGGTCGGCGGTCGAGAAGCTGGACAACCGGGTGCCGACCGAGGCGCAGACCTCGGTGCACCTGGAGGCCCGCCGGCTGCTCGACCGGGCGGTGCGGTGGCTGGTGACCAACCGCCGCTCGCCGCTCGACGTGCCGGCCGAGGTCGAACTGCTGCGGGCCGGGGTGTCCCGGCTGCTCGTCAGGTTGGACGAGCTGTTCGCCGGCACCGAGCGGGAGGCGCTGCAGGGACACGTCGCGGTCAACGTCGGCCGTGGGCTGCCCCGCGAGTTGGCCGAGCGGGCGACCCGGATCATGTACAGCTTCGGGCTGCTCGACGTGGTCGAGACGGCGGCCGAGACCGGCCGGGACGTCGACGAGGTGGCCGGTGTCTACTTCGCGCTCTCCGAGCGGTTCCGGGTCGACTCGCTGCTGTCGAAGATCTCCCTGCTGCCGCGCGAGGACCGGTGGCAGACGCTGGCCCGGATGGCGCTGCGCTACGACCTGTACGCCGCGCTCGCCGCGCTGACCGTCGAGGTGCTCAACTCGACCTCGTCGGCCGACGAGGCGCTGGAGCGGGTGGTGGAGTGGGAGGCCGGGAACGCCACCTCGATCACCCGGGCCTACAAGGCGATGGGCGAGTTCGACGAGTCGCGGGCCGATCTCGCGGCGCTGTCGGTGCTGCTGCGCCAGATCCGGACGTTGGTGCGTACGACCGGCAAGGGCTGA
- a CDS encoding four-helix bundle copper-binding protein, which produces MSYASSILGNHPAEFGGIDRALLNEAVDACVACAQACTACADACLSEEQVAALAICIRINLDCADLCETTSRILSRHTGYDRNVTRAVLVACVAACRSCADECEQHAAMHEHCRVCAEACRRCERACQELLAALT; this is translated from the coding sequence ATGTCGTATGCCAGCTCGATCCTCGGAAACCACCCCGCGGAATTCGGCGGAATCGACCGGGCGCTGCTCAACGAGGCCGTCGACGCCTGCGTCGCCTGCGCCCAGGCCTGCACCGCGTGCGCCGACGCCTGCCTCAGTGAGGAGCAGGTCGCGGCCCTGGCCATCTGTATCCGGATCAACCTCGACTGCGCCGACCTGTGCGAGACGACCAGCCGGATCCTGTCCCGGCACACCGGATACGACCGCAACGTGACCCGGGCCGTGCTCGTCGCCTGCGTCGCCGCCTGCCGCAGCTGCGCCGACGAGTGCGAGCAGCACGCGGCCATGCACGAACACTGCCGGGTCTGCGCCGAAGCCTGCCGCCGCTGCGAGCGGGCCTGCCAGGAACTGTTGGCCGCGCTCACCTGA
- a CDS encoding AraC family transcriptional regulator — protein sequence MDVLSDVLAVLRTGRPRAALLAWPAPWAQRFAAVPGSAGFQVVLAGPCWLIRPDTDPVPLAVGDVVFRPHGPGHVLADSPSTPVTGPDCDPGSVGRYTAVDPPAGNVPATVTLCGAYELAPARIHPLLHDLPELVHLPAHLDRYPVLRATVELLTTELRQPRPGTDAIVPALLDTLLLHILRPWLAEGSTPGPASGWPAALADRAVGAALRAMHRDPARPWTVAALAAEAGLSRAAFARRFTTLVGQPPLGYLTWWRMTLAARRLRGSDAPLSSIAARVGYASEFAFANAFKRRFGVAPGRYRHSEQSHADESPPA from the coding sequence ATGGACGTGCTCAGCGACGTACTCGCGGTGCTGCGGACCGGCCGGCCACGGGCCGCGCTGCTGGCCTGGCCCGCACCGTGGGCGCAGCGGTTCGCCGCCGTACCCGGTTCGGCCGGCTTCCAGGTGGTCCTGGCGGGACCGTGCTGGCTGATCCGGCCGGACACCGACCCGGTGCCGCTGGCCGTCGGTGACGTGGTGTTCCGTCCGCACGGGCCGGGGCACGTGCTGGCCGACAGCCCGTCGACCCCGGTCACCGGACCGGACTGCGATCCGGGCTCCGTCGGGCGCTACACCGCCGTCGACCCGCCCGCCGGCAACGTACCGGCCACCGTCACGCTCTGCGGCGCCTACGAGCTCGCACCGGCCCGCATCCATCCCCTGCTGCACGACCTGCCCGAACTCGTGCACCTTCCGGCGCACCTCGACCGGTATCCCGTGCTGCGGGCGACCGTGGAACTGCTCACCACCGAGCTGCGGCAGCCCCGGCCCGGTACCGACGCCATCGTTCCCGCCCTGCTCGACACCCTGCTGCTCCACATTCTGCGGCCGTGGTTGGCGGAAGGGTCGACGCCCGGCCCCGCCTCCGGCTGGCCGGCGGCTCTGGCCGACCGGGCGGTCGGCGCCGCGCTGCGGGCGATGCACCGGGATCCGGCCCGCCCCTGGACGGTCGCGGCCCTGGCCGCCGAGGCGGGGCTGTCCCGGGCGGCGTTCGCCCGCCGCTTCACGACGCTCGTCGGCCAGCCGCCGCTGGGCTACCTGACGTGGTGGCGGATGACCCTCGCGGCCCGCCGGCTCCGCGGGTCCGACGCGCCGCTGAGTTCGATCGCGGCCCGGGTCGGCTACGCCTCGGAGTTCGCGTTCGCCAATGCGTTCAAGCGCCGGTTCGGCGTCGCCCCCGGCAGATACCGACACTCCGAGCAATCACACGCCGACGAGTCCCCGCCGGCGTAG
- a CDS encoding NADP-dependent oxidoreductase — MRAMRIHGYGDVSVIRQDIVPRPVPGHGEVLIRVAGTSFNPSEIGLRSGLLSSVFPLDLPYTLGWDVAGTVVAVGDGGSTFAVGDRVVGRVDSGGAAAEYVTAAADRLVRAPTAVPLSDAAAIPVAGLTAWQAVFEHARVTPGQWVLVNGAGGGVGGFAVQLARYAGARVVATASPRSADAVRRLGADRVVDYTTTPLDDALPGPVDTVLNLVATSPERVAALLPLVRPGGVLVSITVAVEVPAGVPVTASQFVARNDPAQLAELVKLVDAGAVRVDVAASRPLADLAAVHRAAEAGLTRGKVVLVP; from the coding sequence ATGCGAGCCATGCGAATCCACGGGTACGGCGACGTGTCGGTCATCCGCCAGGACATCGTTCCCCGCCCGGTGCCGGGCCACGGCGAGGTGCTGATCCGCGTCGCGGGGACCTCGTTCAACCCGTCCGAGATCGGACTGCGGTCCGGCCTGCTCAGTTCCGTCTTCCCGCTGGACCTGCCGTACACGCTCGGCTGGGACGTCGCCGGTACGGTCGTCGCGGTCGGCGACGGCGGGTCCACCTTCGCCGTGGGTGACCGGGTCGTCGGCCGGGTCGACAGCGGCGGAGCCGCGGCCGAGTACGTGACGGCCGCGGCCGACCGCCTCGTCCGGGCGCCCACCGCCGTCCCGCTCAGCGACGCCGCGGCCATCCCGGTCGCCGGTCTCACCGCGTGGCAGGCGGTGTTCGAACACGCCCGCGTCACGCCCGGGCAGTGGGTGCTCGTCAACGGCGCGGGCGGCGGTGTCGGCGGGTTCGCCGTCCAACTCGCCCGGTACGCCGGAGCCCGGGTCGTCGCCACCGCCAGCCCCCGCAGCGCCGACGCCGTACGTCGACTCGGCGCCGACCGGGTCGTCGACTACACCACCACGCCGCTCGACGACGCGCTCCCCGGGCCGGTCGACACCGTACTCAACCTGGTCGCGACCAGCCCGGAACGGGTGGCGGCCCTGCTGCCGCTGGTCCGGCCGGGCGGCGTACTGGTCAGCATCACCGTCGCGGTCGAGGTGCCCGCCGGCGTCCCGGTGACGGCGAGCCAATTCGTCGCCCGCAACGACCCGGCCCAGCTCGCGGAGTTGGTGAAGCTCGTCGACGCCGGCGCGGTCCGGGTCGACGTCGCCGCGTCCCGCCCGCTGGCCGACCTGGCCGCCGTGCACCGTGCCGCCGAGGCCGGTCTGACCCGCGGCAAGGTCGTCCTCGTCCCGTGA
- a CDS encoding TetR/AcrR family transcriptional regulator: MSEASVPTTAAAEPATAKGEQTRRLILDTAMRLFRERGYTQTTMRAIAKEAGVAVGNAYYYFGSKEHLIQEFYAGTQAEHRAATAAVLRAEPDFAARLRGVLHAGIDVNTPYHAFAATFFKTAAEPTSPLSPFSTESSGAREASIALFREVVEGSTAKVDPELRADLPELLWLAYMGVVLYWVHDRSPEQAKTRRLIDGATPLIDRLVGLSRLRVLRPVTREVMQLIRSLRQ; the protein is encoded by the coding sequence ATGAGCGAAGCGAGTGTGCCGACGACCGCTGCGGCTGAGCCGGCGACCGCCAAGGGCGAACAGACCCGCCGGCTCATCCTCGACACCGCGATGCGACTGTTCCGCGAGCGCGGCTACACGCAGACGACGATGCGCGCGATCGCCAAGGAGGCCGGGGTCGCGGTCGGCAACGCCTACTACTACTTCGGCTCCAAGGAACACCTGATCCAGGAGTTCTACGCCGGTACGCAGGCCGAGCACCGGGCGGCGACGGCGGCGGTGCTGCGCGCCGAGCCCGACTTCGCGGCCCGGCTGCGCGGCGTGCTGCACGCCGGCATCGACGTGAACACGCCCTACCACGCGTTCGCGGCGACGTTCTTCAAGACGGCGGCCGAGCCGACCTCCCCGCTGAGCCCGTTCTCGACCGAGTCGTCGGGGGCGCGGGAGGCGTCGATCGCGCTGTTCCGCGAGGTGGTCGAGGGGTCGACGGCCAAGGTGGACCCGGAACTGCGCGCCGACCTGCCGGAGTTGCTGTGGCTGGCGTACATGGGGGTGGTCCTGTACTGGGTGCACGACCGGTCGCCGGAGCAGGCCAAGACCCGCCGGCTGATCGACGGGGCCACCCCGTTGATCGACCGGCTGGTCGGGCTGTCCCGGCTGCGGGTGCTGCGCCCGGTGACCCGCGAGGTCATGCAGCTGATCCGGAGCCTGCGCCAGTAG
- a CDS encoding glycoside hydrolase family 3 protein, whose translation MAIDPGLRRLVLRTLLAAFPGTAPPRWAVDLVADGLAGHTLFGRNVVDPAQVAATTAALRQARPDVVVAIDEEGGDVTRLAHATGSPYPGNAALGAVGDVGLTRRVYQAIGTELAAAGVTVNLAPTVDVNSHDDNPIIGTRSFGADPVRVAAHAAAAVTGLQAAGVAACAKHFPGHGATVADSHYELPTVDVPLSVLRARDLPPFAAVIAADAKAVMTAHIRVPALTGAAPATFTSAVLVDLLRHEYGFTGAVVTDALEMKGAALAAGGVAPAAVRALAAGADLLCIGADVDEPALVEEVVAHVVAALDDGRLDRTRIEQAAGRAADLAAWTRAAAPDAAVATDLGYAAARRAVRVEGSLTDLGTPLVVQLVSSSTIAEGRVPWGLGPHVGGAEQLRVVATETDVPTLVERAAGRPIVLVGRHVHRLAEAPALIEALAAAHPVVLVEMGWPSPWRPAGVRAFVTTYGASHANGRAAAETLGLAG comes from the coding sequence GTGGCGATCGACCCAGGACTTCGGCGGCTCGTGCTGCGTACCCTGCTCGCGGCGTTCCCGGGCACCGCACCCCCGCGATGGGCGGTCGACCTGGTCGCCGACGGGCTCGCCGGGCACACCCTCTTCGGCCGCAACGTCGTCGACCCCGCCCAGGTCGCCGCGACCACCGCGGCGCTGCGGCAGGCCCGCCCCGACGTCGTCGTCGCCATCGACGAGGAGGGCGGCGACGTCACCCGGCTCGCGCACGCCACCGGCAGCCCGTACCCGGGCAACGCCGCCCTCGGCGCGGTCGGTGACGTCGGTCTCACCCGGCGCGTCTACCAGGCGATCGGCACCGAACTGGCCGCTGCCGGAGTCACCGTCAACCTCGCGCCGACCGTCGACGTCAACTCGCACGACGACAACCCGATCATCGGCACCCGCTCGTTCGGCGCCGACCCGGTCCGGGTCGCCGCGCACGCCGCCGCCGCGGTCACCGGGCTCCAGGCCGCCGGGGTCGCCGCCTGCGCGAAACACTTCCCCGGGCACGGCGCCACGGTCGCCGACTCGCATTACGAACTGCCCACCGTCGACGTACCACTGTCCGTGCTGCGGGCCCGCGACCTGCCGCCGTTCGCGGCGGTCATCGCGGCCGACGCCAAGGCCGTCATGACCGCGCACATCCGGGTGCCGGCCCTGACCGGGGCCGCGCCGGCCACCTTCACCAGCGCCGTCCTGGTCGACCTGCTCCGCCACGAATACGGCTTCACCGGCGCGGTCGTCACCGACGCGCTGGAGATGAAGGGTGCCGCGCTCGCCGCCGGCGGCGTCGCGCCGGCCGCCGTACGCGCCCTGGCCGCCGGCGCCGACCTGCTCTGCATCGGCGCCGACGTCGACGAACCGGCGCTGGTCGAGGAGGTGGTGGCGCACGTCGTCGCCGCCCTGGACGACGGCCGGCTCGACCGCACCCGAATCGAACAGGCCGCCGGCCGCGCCGCCGACCTCGCCGCCTGGACCCGGGCCGCCGCGCCGGACGCGGCCGTGGCGACCGACCTCGGGTACGCCGCCGCCCGCCGCGCGGTCCGCGTCGAGGGCAGCCTCACCGACCTGGGTACGCCCCTCGTCGTGCAGCTCGTCTCGTCGTCGACGATCGCCGAGGGCCGGGTGCCGTGGGGCCTCGGTCCACACGTGGGCGGCGCCGAGCAACTGCGTGTCGTGGCCACCGAGACCGATGTGCCGACCCTGGTGGAGCGGGCCGCCGGCCGGCCGATCGTGCTGGTCGGGCGGCACGTGCACCGGCTGGCCGAGGCACCGGCCCTGATCGAGGCGCTGGCCGCCGCCCATCCGGTGGTCCTGGTCGAGATGGGCTGGCCGTCGCCCTGGCGGCCGGCCGGCGTACGCGCCTTCGTGACGACGTACGGCGCCAGCCACGCCAACGGCCGCGCCGCGGCGGAAACCCTCGGCCTGGCCGGCTGA
- a CDS encoding ROK family transcriptional regulator translates to MAATRLPGTPRLLRALNDRAALELLLDRGPLTRAQIGELTGLSKVTASQLVERLEERGLVTRVGEQAGGRGPNAQLYAVTPGSAYVVGVDVGPDRVVAACADITGGVIGRVEQSTRDTDDPVGVVHNAVVQAAGEAHAQLASVRRVVLGTPGLVDPGTGDITFAFNLPRWHRGLLAALREDLRIPVVFENDVNLAAVAEAHTGAARGVDNFVLVWAGVGIGLAIMINGRMHHGNTGAAGEIGYLPVPGAPIPRDVSRRAKPAFQQVAGADAIRAVAREHGFRAATAAEAVRTAIAAGTEGGPFLDELARRLALGVASTCVVLDPPLVVLTGEVGQAGGSALAERVQHEVAAITLVSPRVQVTELTEEPVLQGALRTALDAVRDEVFGSTVG, encoded by the coding sequence ATGGCTGCCACCCGTCTGCCCGGCACACCCCGGCTCCTCCGTGCGCTCAACGACCGCGCCGCCCTGGAACTGCTGCTCGACCGGGGCCCGCTCACCCGTGCCCAGATCGGCGAGCTGACCGGCCTGTCCAAGGTCACCGCCTCCCAGCTGGTCGAACGGCTGGAGGAGCGTGGTCTGGTCACCCGGGTCGGTGAACAGGCCGGCGGGCGCGGCCCGAACGCCCAGCTCTACGCGGTCACCCCGGGCAGCGCGTACGTCGTCGGCGTCGACGTCGGGCCGGACCGGGTGGTCGCCGCCTGCGCCGACATCACCGGCGGGGTGATCGGCCGGGTCGAGCAGTCCACCCGCGACACCGACGACCCGGTGGGCGTGGTGCACAACGCGGTCGTCCAGGCGGCCGGCGAGGCGCACGCCCAGCTCGCCAGCGTGCGCCGGGTGGTGCTGGGCACCCCCGGTCTGGTCGACCCCGGCACCGGCGACATCACGTTCGCGTTCAACCTGCCGCGCTGGCACCGCGGGCTGCTCGCCGCGCTGCGCGAGGACCTGCGTATCCCGGTCGTCTTCGAGAACGACGTCAACCTCGCGGCGGTCGCCGAGGCGCACACCGGGGCGGCCCGCGGCGTCGACAACTTCGTTCTGGTGTGGGCCGGCGTCGGCATCGGCCTCGCCATCATGATCAACGGTCGGATGCACCACGGCAACACCGGCGCGGCCGGCGAGATCGGCTATCTGCCGGTGCCGGGCGCGCCCATCCCGCGCGACGTGTCGCGCCGGGCCAAGCCCGCGTTCCAGCAGGTCGCCGGTGCCGACGCCATCCGGGCGGTGGCCCGCGAGCACGGCTTCCGGGCGGCCACCGCCGCCGAGGCGGTGCGCACGGCGATCGCCGCCGGCACCGAGGGTGGCCCGTTCCTCGACGAGCTGGCCCGCCGGCTGGCCCTCGGCGTGGCCAGCACCTGTGTGGTGCTCGACCCGCCGCTGGTCGTGCTGACCGGCGAGGTCGGCCAGGCCGGCGGCAGCGCGCTGGCCGAGCGGGTGCAGCACGAGGTCGCCGCGATCACGCTGGTCTCGCCGCGGGTGCAGGTGACCGAGCTGACCGAGGAGCCGGTGCTGCAGGGGGCGTTGCGCACCGCGCTGGACGCGGTCCGCGACGAGGTCTTCGGGTCGACGGTCGGCTGA